From a region of the Campylobacter showae CSUNSWCD genome:
- a CDS encoding phage portal protein, with protein MSKKIKSRLMFGFLKKKNLPKLTRSETGEMFAPTANGGVSITADSAMRISAVYACVRAISETIATLPFEIYEKRGKGKEPAVNHPIRNLIKIAPNEKMNIAQFLEAVLTSMLLRGNAFLRPVRARNGAVASIEFLDPSRVTINDDDEIYYTYTSKKGTFKFSLEDVVNIPYFTIDGLNGLSPVAKCRASLELTQVAENHGRNFFKNAALPNGVIEIPQELNNEAYERMKTSWHKAYSNENAYKTAILEAGATYKGISIPNKDAQFLELRDFQVTDIARMFRVPPHMIADLSKATFSNIEQQSKEFAEFTILPLVVKIEKALNHRLLTPDEWDKYYFKFNINAITRGDMKSRFEAYNLGRNMGVYSANEIRELEDLNPIENGDIYLQPLNMDEAGKAQEKDSNE; from the coding sequence ATGAGCAAAAAAATAAAAAGTAGGCTGATGTTTGGATTTTTAAAAAAGAAAAATTTACCGAAACTAACGCGTAGCGAAACGGGCGAGATGTTTGCGCCGACGGCAAACGGCGGGGTGTCTATAACCGCCGATAGCGCGATGAGAATATCGGCCGTTTATGCTTGCGTTAGAGCCATCAGCGAGACTATCGCCACATTGCCTTTTGAAATCTACGAGAAAAGAGGCAAAGGCAAAGAGCCGGCCGTAAACCACCCCATAAGAAATTTAATCAAGATCGCGCCAAACGAGAAAATGAATATTGCGCAGTTCTTAGAGGCAGTTTTAACCTCTATGCTGCTTCGCGGTAACGCATTTTTGCGCCCTGTAAGAGCTAGAAACGGTGCGGTGGCGAGCATAGAGTTTTTAGACCCTAGCAGAGTAACCATTAACGACGACGACGAAATTTATTATACCTATACGAGCAAAAAAGGTACTTTTAAATTTTCGCTCGAAGATGTGGTAAATATCCCTTATTTCACGATTGACGGGCTAAACGGGTTAAGCCCCGTCGCAAAATGCAGAGCGTCGCTAGAGCTTACGCAAGTAGCCGAAAATCACGGCAGAAATTTCTTTAAAAACGCTGCGCTACCAAACGGCGTGATTGAAATTCCGCAGGAGCTAAATAACGAGGCCTACGAAAGAATGAAAACTTCTTGGCACAAGGCCTACTCAAACGAAAACGCTTACAAAACGGCTATTTTAGAAGCTGGGGCGACATATAAAGGCATAAGTATTCCAAACAAAGACGCGCAATTTTTGGAGCTTAGGGATTTTCAGGTAACCGACATCGCAAGGATGTTTAGGGTGCCGCCGCATATGATAGCCGATTTAAGCAAAGCCACGTTTTCAAATATCGAGCAGCAAAGTAAGGAATTTGCCGAGTTTACCATCTTGCCGCTCGTGGTAAAGATAGAAAAAGCGCTAAATCATAGACTTTTAACGCCTGACGAGTGGGACAAATATTATTTTAAATTTAATATCAACGCGATCACGCGCGGCGATATGAAAAGCCGCTTTGAGGCTTACAATTTAGGGCGCAATATGGGCGTTTATAGCGCAAACGAGATAAGAGAATTGGAGGATTTAAACCCTATCGAAAACGGCGATATTTATCTTCAGCCGCTAAATATGGACGAAGCGGGCAAAGCCCAAGAAAAGGATAGTAATGAGTGA
- a CDS encoding HK97 family phage prohead protease, with amino-acid sequence MSEILQRKASLKSSNDETKTLNFVIVSSDNACTRFDWASGRYYTETLDVKGAQFGELKTMFKDHNPSVDNAIARVENVREENGELVCECVFASDEDSQKIYRKYADGVLSDVSIGYSVKDFKKTKGDKIDDVLVTKFNILELSAVWKGADKGAKKREDERVAEISAYQKAKARSLNLKLKELQL; translated from the coding sequence ATGAGTGAAATTTTGCAACGAAAAGCGAGTCTAAAAAGCTCAAACGACGAAACGAAAACTTTAAATTTCGTGATCGTAAGCTCGGATAACGCCTGCACGCGCTTTGACTGGGCGAGCGGCAGATACTACACGGAGACGCTAGACGTCAAAGGCGCGCAGTTTGGCGAACTAAAGACGATGTTTAAAGACCACAACCCAAGCGTCGATAACGCCATAGCTAGAGTAGAAAACGTCAGAGAGGAAAACGGCGAGCTAGTATGCGAGTGCGTTTTTGCAAGCGATGAAGACAGCCAAAAGATTTATCGCAAATACGCGGACGGCGTCTTAAGCGACGTAAGCATAGGCTACAGCGTTAAAGATTTTAAAAAGACAAAAGGGGACAAGATAGATGACGTACTCGTGACTAAATTTAATATCTTGGAGCTAAGCGCAGTTTGGAAAGGCGCGGACAAGGGTGCTAAAAAGCGAGAGGACGAAAGAGTTGCCGAAATATCGGCTTATCAAAAGGCGAAAGCAAGAAGCCTAAATCTAAAACTAAAGGAGCTTCAGTTATGA
- a CDS encoding phage major capsid protein, whose product MKKRLQELKDKAGALLANMRGILDGAAKENRATTEEENAKYDAMEADFERMSGEIKRLESLIRNDEFMSAVPETVQQKSADDPDANFWRYVRGVPYERDALSTVDANGGYTVPKTFQTSVIELLNKECLLRRLCSVMTTENTNLIPIEATRPQFRWLGEAEAYSETGINFAQIQIGAHKGGGIIKISEELLNDSAINVESYVRRKMADGIAVLEEEAFIGGNGTQKPKGLLDGITTGITTAAAGKFTSDELIDMLYSVAVGYRQNGVWLVSDVFEREVRKLKDKNEQYIWQQGFTSDAPNTLLGHPVYVSEFMGNELTTGKTPAIFGDLKYYQIADRGSMGLQRLNELYAGNGQVGFRIHKRVDGKLTMADAVKSFKMK is encoded by the coding sequence ATGAAGAAAAGACTACAAGAACTAAAAGATAAGGCAGGCGCGCTGCTTGCTAATATGCGCGGCATTTTAGACGGCGCGGCTAAAGAAAACAGAGCTACGACCGAAGAGGAAAACGCTAAATACGACGCGATGGAGGCCGATTTTGAGAGAATGAGCGGCGAGATTAAGAGACTTGAATCGCTAATTAGAAATGACGAGTTTATGTCTGCCGTACCCGAGACCGTGCAGCAAAAAAGCGCCGATGATCCGGATGCTAACTTTTGGCGCTACGTTAGGGGCGTGCCTTATGAGAGAGACGCGCTATCGACTGTCGACGCAAACGGCGGCTACACCGTGCCAAAAACGTTTCAAACCTCCGTAATAGAGCTTTTAAACAAAGAGTGCTTGCTGCGCCGCCTTTGTTCGGTAATGACGACCGAGAACACAAATTTAATCCCTATCGAGGCAACGCGACCGCAGTTTAGATGGCTAGGCGAGGCTGAGGCATACTCTGAAACTGGGATAAACTTTGCGCAGATCCAAATCGGCGCGCATAAAGGTGGCGGCATCATCAAAATCAGCGAGGAGCTACTAAACGATAGCGCAATTAACGTTGAAAGCTATGTTAGGCGCAAAATGGCGGACGGCATTGCCGTGCTTGAAGAAGAGGCGTTTATTGGCGGTAACGGAACGCAAAAGCCAAAAGGGTTGCTTGACGGCATAACTACGGGCATAACTACTGCGGCGGCGGGCAAATTTACGTCTGATGAGCTAATAGATATGCTTTACAGCGTAGCGGTAGGCTACAGACAAAACGGCGTCTGGTTGGTTTCCGACGTATTCGAGCGAGAAGTAAGAAAACTTAAGGATAAAAACGAGCAGTATATTTGGCAACAGGGCTTTACGTCCGATGCGCCTAATACGCTACTGGGGCATCCTGTCTACGTGAGCGAGTTTATGGGTAACGAGCTAACTACCGGCAAAACTCCCGCGATTTTCGGCGACTTGAAGTATTATCAAATCGCAGACCGTGGCTCAATGGGCTTACAGCGCCTAAACGAGCTATACGCAGGTAACGGGCAGGTCGGCTTTAGAATTCACAAGCGCGTAGACGGCAAGCTAACTATGGCAGATGCCGTTAAAAGCTTTAAGATGAAATAA
- a CDS encoding head-tail connector protein: MKLEILEGGDALFLTLDEVKSWLRVIGDEEDGLLKSLILAAEQFFENHTDRVLMPKKFRATFLNEAAILPKSPVIQISKPQNASVLWDRQTAQILGMTSGEVEFRAGYETIPQIIKIWALNKIASWYENRENVAVGTIVSKFDKSHIDVVLDQFKVRRF; the protein is encoded by the coding sequence ATGAAGCTCGAAATCTTAGAGGGCGGCGACGCTCTCTTTTTAACCCTAGACGAGGTCAAGAGCTGGCTAAGAGTAATCGGCGACGAAGAAGACGGGCTTTTAAAGTCGCTTATTTTGGCAGCCGAGCAGTTCTTTGAAAACCATACGGATCGCGTTTTAATGCCGAAAAAATTCAGGGCGACCTTTCTAAACGAAGCGGCAATCCTTCCTAAAAGCCCGGTAATACAAATATCTAAACCGCAAAATGCAAGCGTATTATGGGATAGGCAAACGGCGCAAATTTTAGGCATGACGTCGGGCGAGGTGGAATTTAGAGCCGGGTACGAAACGATACCGCAGATTATTAAAATTTGGGCGCTAAACAAAATCGCTTCGTGGTACGAGAATAGAGAAAACGTAGCCGTCGGTACTATAGTTTCAAAATTTGACAAATCTCACATAGACGTCGTTTTAGACCAATTCAAGGTAAGGCGGTTTTAA
- a CDS encoding phage head closure protein, protein MRIGRLRHLITLQTLQSVRNEYGEVEKGYADLAKVWASIEPISANEKYLRNQENMQITHKIEIRFLKSIGVTTQILFNERKFEVKSVINPLEKNEKLILLATENEH, encoded by the coding sequence ATGAGAATCGGCAGGCTTAGGCACTTAATTACTTTACAAACGCTTCAATCCGTGCGAAACGAATACGGCGAGGTTGAAAAAGGCTATGCGGATTTAGCCAAGGTTTGGGCTAGTATAGAGCCTATTAGCGCAAATGAGAAATACTTACGAAATCAAGAGAATATGCAGATCACGCATAAGATAGAAATTCGCTTTTTAAAGAGTATCGGCGTAACAACGCAAATACTTTTTAATGAGCGAAAATTCGAAGTAAAGAGCGTAATAAATCCGCTCGAAAAAAACGAAAAATTGATTTTGCTGGCGACTGAAAATGAGCACTGA
- a CDS encoding HK97-gp10 family putative phage morphogenesis protein, producing MSTEIAGFDKLLNLIDKVKELPERVQKKVLKGAAMDVARQVRKIARKNAPEKSGILKAHIVAVPSRSKDKGVIRVAVLVRRSKNITKKFKDALKAGKKIRTNKAQTKTDGYYAYFVERGTKYQEAQNFLQNALNAVEPKMHEIAEKHIDEFLRKNGWL from the coding sequence ATGAGCACTGAGATAGCGGGCTTTGACAAGCTTCTTAATCTAATAGACAAAGTAAAAGAACTGCCGGAGAGAGTACAGAAAAAGGTTTTAAAGGGGGCGGCAATGGACGTAGCAAGGCAGGTGCGAAAGATCGCGCGCAAAAATGCTCCCGAAAAAAGCGGCATCTTAAAGGCTCATATCGTGGCCGTGCCTAGCCGAAGCAAAGACAAGGGCGTTATTAGGGTTGCAGTTTTGGTAAGGCGAAGTAAAAACATAACTAAGAAATTTAAAGACGCGCTAAAAGCGGGTAAAAAAATCCGCACGAACAAAGCCCAAACCAAAACCGACGGCTACTATGCTTATTTCGTCGAACGCGGCACTAAGTACCAAGAAGCGCAAAACTTTTTACAAAATGCGCTAAACGCGGTTGAGCCAAAAATGCACGAGATAGCCGAGAAGCACATAGACGAGTTTTTAAGGAAAAACGGATGGCTATAA
- a CDS encoding phage tail assembly protein T translates to MDDDEVRFRFKLASHLGVVNPFWLDYLLSDSELRAWAEYMRLEPVMSDRIEVQLAVIASMIHSYLSKNPLGYEAFKISSTVSRKTDKKAEFEKRLKDVFKK, encoded by the coding sequence ATGGACGACGACGAGGTTAGGTTTAGATTTAAGCTAGCCTCCCACTTGGGCGTCGTCAACCCGTTTTGGCTTGACTATCTACTGAGCGATAGCGAGCTAAGGGCGTGGGCTGAGTATATGCGCCTTGAACCGGTTATGTCTGACAGGATAGAGGTGCAGCTCGCCGTCATTGCTTCAATGATACATAGTTATCTATCCAAGAACCCGCTGGGGTATGAAGCGTTTAAAATTTCAAGTACGGTTAGTAGAAAGACGGATAAAAAAGCGGAATTTGAAAAGAGATTAAAAGATGTGTTTAAAAAATAA